The Quercus lobata isolate SW786 chromosome 9, ValleyOak3.0 Primary Assembly, whole genome shotgun sequence region ATCTCGTACATTATTCACGGGACCCGCAAGTACGGATTTCAACAAATATTAAGTTAAAACtaggtcccacgacactattcacacatttaaaaattattttgctatagtatttttagtttttaattttcagcaataagcggtatccaaacataccctatatttctcttttgaatagtcatattttttgaattgtttcaataatttattttttaattatatatcttttctggcattttagaagttttaacatttgaatttgtgtagtcacacacacacacatatatatataatttataagttctgaatcttttgattcctttcaatagttatagtcatgaattattttttttaatataacatatctttctcttatatttctctattgtttagtcatatatattttgttttgtttcaataatttctaaacaGTAAATCATctaattctttaatatttttttgtctttcaaaagttttaatatctgaatttttgagttatttttttgcaatatctaAAACTGTTTGACAAATTTTTCGTAAGTCATTGCACATTCAAGCAAtgacttcttcatcaaattgtaatacaaattgaagtcatataaaaacaaatcatgtaataatgtaattttttcattaatttaagattttataaaattattttagtttaccCCACAAATAGCTAAATTGTTTTGCATAACACTGTTACCGAGTAGTTTAAGGAAGTCACCTGACCCATTAAATGGATAAGGATACAACTAAAAACATACTTGGATCATGATTTGATCAGAAGGGAATTCCAGCTATTTTATTACAAACCGGTTCAGAGATTTTTTCTTCCCCTAAAATAGACCAGAAGATTCTCTTTAAACCGTAATTCTGtcatattttatctttttttgtttttgttttttttttttctctccatgAATGTTTTACAAAAACCCCAGTAAAATTTTACGTGCAGGATTTGGCTATATTTTTCACGCaaagaattagagagaaaaaaaaaaaaaaaaaaaaaaaagaaagaaagaaagaaagaaaagacacaAAATCTGATATCAAAATCCATACAAGTTGTGGCATTGAAAGCTCCACTCATCTCTCTTTTTCCCGTCAAAAATCCACCACAAAGCCCAAAAATCCTTCTgattttttctcttaaattttattgatttcaaaGGGTATACGATATTCATATCTATGTGTTCAGCTGAATAAAGAGCTAATTGTAATTAGCTTGCACTTCTCAAATGAAATATAGAGAGGAATCTGTACTGTACATACCAACCCAGTAGATGGAGGTCAATCATAATACCACCCCAAAGGTATCCAAATTTTCCTGACCcacttctctgtttcttttctttccttatgTTTCTTTGCGTGTGTGTAATTATTTTTCTGTGATGCAATGATTTTATTCTAGTACTTGGTCATGATTCCTGTAATTATTTTAGGATTTTGCTTctgggttttcatttttttgggctgttgttattgttgttgctcTGTTTGGTAGCTGAAGAAAGAtgagaaagcaaaagaaaaaagtgaaactTTTTGGGTAGTTTGATTTccattatgtgtgtgtgttctgTAGTTTTCTCAGTTATCAATAGAGGGGTGCTGTTTCAATGCTTTCTGCGTATGGTGGAGACTGTCTCAATTGGGTCTATTATAGTTTGGGTATAGACTGTTTCAATGGGTGCCCTTATGGGGTAGCCAAATCACTgcaaaatatgtaaatagttgCTGAGCTTTTGTCAGCAGAACACCCAATGAACCTTTCAAGAATCAAACCTGTGATTGGAATTGTGAAATGCTAAAAGAAGAAGAGCCAATGAGCTATGAAATGGCACTTCCTTTCCTACAAGAATGGGATCGGGTGCAtgttgaggttgtgggttcaaggcCCACTGGCGGTGTATCTAACttactgttaaaaaaaaaatgctaagggATAGAGGTTCATTGTCAACATGAGCATTGTAGCTCAATGGCATTACTTGTTTCTTTCTATGGgaaaaaatttgggttcaaataCCCCCACCTCCACttattgtaaggaaaaaaagattGACAGTAAATTGGTTCTCCCCTATAAATTTTTTGGTTCAAGGATAGAGCAGGTAGGCCTGCTTTTTGTAGGTCTAGACTACATATTGTGAGCCAGGATCTTAATGGAAGTAATGATCATTTAACATTAAGTTAGACAGTttcatgccaaaaaaaaaaaaggttatacaGTAAAAATACATTTGTGAGTAACTAAACCTATGTTATCTGCTAATACAGGCAGCTTTGGTTCATGGATGAGAATAATAACATAATGTTGGGTGGATTTTGCCCAAGACTCATATGGGGGAGTGGGGAAGACTCTTTGAAGAACATTAGTGGGTTTCTTGGAAGAGTAGTTTGGTAGATTTTTTAGGTTGAACGATGCTTGTTTTGCGaattgagagttttttttttggttagtgtGGGAGCATCATTGGCTGTATTAGGGTTTTGACATTGAGTTTGTACATGAGGTTTGTGAGTGaggttttgtttatgtttgtgtttgtaagGTTTGTAAGCCTAGTTTGTGAGAGTCTCTGAGTCTGATTTGTGAGGTTTGGTTGAGAGTGATTTTAATCTAGATTATTGATAGTGGAATTTGGTTGGCATTGCCTATGGATATGGGCTTGGAGTTGGTCAAACCACGTTAAATATTATTGTCTTGTGGGGATGTTTATATTCCTTGATCCTGCAAATGCACTTCCACTAGTCCCAAATCACAATAATTACTCTTAAATATGATATGACAGGTGTAGGACTTTATAAATCACATATGTGGAGCATTATGAGGTAGTTTTTATTGCAATAATGATTTGAAGCAATAAATTGTTGATGAAACAAATATCTCTGAATTGCTTCAATTTTGCTATTTACAAGAAGAAATGTCATGTAAGAAATAATTAAGTATATAAGTAACTGACCCAAACTCAACCTGCTATGGTTCTTGCTTTTTAGTCCTCTTTGAAgttaaatacattttttattgAATCAGTATAGTATTTTGTTTCTCCTGATGTGCATACCACAATGTCGAGTACTAGGAAATCAGCAAATGCAGATAACCTTTCTTTGTGAATACTGTCTACAAGATTGGTAGTGTGCAGAGGTATGGGTATAGTTGCAATGCATGTATCTCGGAGATAGAGCATGCCACAATGAAGGTCTTTACAGGGAGATCTTCCTGGCAATGAAATAATTAGTAGAAAGTGAAATAGGAAGCACGATTATTCTAATGCTTTGCATATATGCTATCAGAACTTTGATTTCCTGGAACTTGAAATACTACAATTAGACCATTCATTAAATTCACATTGTTAGCTCAAAGTTATTTTCAGAGCTTCTGATAGGACCTTAATGGTGGGTTTAGGGCCTTCAGGCAACACATCTAAAAGATTTTTATCATCTTACAAGATGTTTGTGGTTCAAATTTACATGACTTGTTTCCAAGGGATTGGGATTGTAGATTTAACTCAGATGTTTGATCTATATTTGATGGCGGGCTTTACTTGTTTGAAGGATTATTACAAAGTTTTGGAGGTTGATTATGATGCAACTGATGAGAAGATCAGAATAAATTACCGAAGGCTTGCACTGGTTGgtcatctttcttttctggTAGCTCCTTGAATagtgttatttttttcatttctatagGGTCAAATTTTTCTTTCACTAAATGCAACATTACACTGAGGAAATCTACATGATTCTGTGGGTTATACAGAAGTGGCATCCTGACAAGCACAAGGGTGACAGTGCTGTTACTGCAAAGTTCCAAGAGATCAATGAAGCTTACAGAGGTAATTCTTATGGATACAAATGAAATGGTCTGCATTGGTTTTAGTCTGCTGAGTCCACTTACAGCATTTGCTACCCTTCGAAATCTTCTTGGTCTCTCATCTTTAGAATCTTCAAGAGtcctgaaaaatatttttgaaatctaGTGAAACAGTCCCTGACTAGTGCTCATTCGGAGATCAAGATCTTTGATTGTGATATTGAACTATTGGATGTCTGATTGTTTACAACATTAAAAATGCTAAACTAATTCCTTTCTGGTTATTGtcatatatttaatttcaagaTCATGGGACCCACTTCTCTCTTTAAAAGAAGATTGTATTTCTCTGTACATCAGActattattcaataaaaaatattgaataatatatattttggtccTGAATTATCCATCACTTCTTTTGTTGATGTGAAGAAAGTACAGCAATGttacatgttctttatacttatcaaaaaaatgttatatgttCTTTATAGCATTTTTGGTTTTAGATCATGCATTAATATAATTGTACAAAATAAGTAGTATAATATTACGTCTTAATTTCTTTTGCAGTTTTGAGTGATCCTGCTAAACGAATTGACTATGATCTAAGTGGAATCTATGAGGTTGATAAGTATACTCTGCGGgtaagaaa contains the following coding sequences:
- the LOC115962228 gene encoding uncharacterized protein LOC115962228 isoform X2 encodes the protein MEVNHNTTPKDYYKVLEVDYDATDEKIRINYRRLALKWHPDKHKGDSAVTAKFQEINEAYRVLSDPAKRIDYDLSGIYEVDKYTLREYLARFKGMILTCNGLGISQTAIWTQQLMETDDLIDK
- the LOC115962228 gene encoding uncharacterized protein LOC115962228 isoform X1 → MEVNHNTTPKDYYKVLEVDYDATDEKIRINYRRLALVGHLSFLKWHPDKHKGDSAVTAKFQEINEAYRVLSDPAKRIDYDLSGIYEVDKYTLREYLARFKGMILTCNGLGISQTAIWTQQLMETDDLIDK